From Macrobrachium nipponense isolate FS-2020 chromosome 6, ASM1510439v2, whole genome shotgun sequence, a single genomic window includes:
- the LOC135216412 gene encoding uncharacterized protein LOC135216412 isoform X1 codes for MGKVPLESHWYIDSRFLGEQPSAVKTMIDFCMTSGLQYEFNWEGRLGWKTKTNTCKKGFKNTTLCGIIINILVNKTQLSTDETEVGKTMMIYLRNACDRYLGRKRPKDLRSQQSQDENPNSSQPNSGGDPEGI; via the exons ATGGGGAAAGTCCCCTTAGAAAGTCACTG GTACATAGACTCTAGATTCTTGGGGGAGCAACCGTCAGCAGTCAAAACCATGATTGACTTCTGCATGACAAGTGGACTCCAGTATGAGTTCAACTGGGAAGGTCGTCTTGGCTGGAAGACGAAAACAAATACATGCAAGAAAGGGTTCAAGAACACGACATTGTGTGGAATTATAATAA ATATTCTGGTGAACAAGACACAATTATCAActgatgaaactgaagtagggaaAACTATGATGATTTATCTAAGAAATGCATGTGACAGATACTTGGGAAGGAAAAGACCAAAAGACTTGCGCAGTCAGCAAAGTCAAGATGAGAATCCCAATTCATCTCAACCTAATTCTGGTGGGGATCCTGAAGGAATATGA
- the LOC135216412 gene encoding uncharacterized protein LOC135216412 isoform X2 yields MGKVPLESHWYIDSRFLGEQPSAVKTMIDFCMTSGLQYEFNWEGRLGWKTKTNTCKKGFKNTTLCGIIINILVNKTQLSTECM; encoded by the exons ATGGGGAAAGTCCCCTTAGAAAGTCACTG GTACATAGACTCTAGATTCTTGGGGGAGCAACCGTCAGCAGTCAAAACCATGATTGACTTCTGCATGACAAGTGGACTCCAGTATGAGTTCAACTGGGAAGGTCGTCTTGGCTGGAAGACGAAAACAAATACATGCAAGAAAGGGTTCAAGAACACGACATTGTGTGGAATTATAATAA ATATTCTGGTGAACAAGACACAATTATCAActga ATGCATGTGA